From the Pseudomonas putida genome, one window contains:
- a CDS encoding DUF2790 domain-containing protein: MNFKTIASASLFAVLSLGAVAANASSTSMNDASVMQYRYGDHLDVKKVLSVKDDQSNACGPVKTRMDYLDSKGQRESVEYRTYATSGCHDN, from the coding sequence ATGAACTTCAAGACTATCGCCAGCGCCAGCCTGTTCGCCGTGCTCAGCCTCGGTGCCGTTGCCGCCAATGCCAGCTCCACCTCGATGAACGACGCCAGCGTCATGCAGTACCGCTATGGCGACCATCTGGATGTGAAGAAAGTCCTGTCGGTGAAAGATGACCAGAGCAATGCCTGCGGCCCGGTCAAGACGCGCATGGACTACCTTGACTCCAAAGGCCAGCGTGAGAGCGTCGAATACCGTACCTACGCCACGAGCGGTTGCCATGACAACTGA
- a CDS encoding DUF4174 domain-containing protein, with translation MLVRSLTLATLLAVAGPLLAADSDAPLAKELGKARPLVVIAPSSADPTLRGLNEALKDPATQKGFKERNLVLFSVAQMMGKRDDKNLEQQTTMALIRELKLGASKGTKVILVGLDGERHVLMDDESGAKIDPQVIFKAVDELPATEKAATAPEPVAAAVPEPKAKDSKSAKPAKPAKPAAPPKPLDD, from the coding sequence ATGCTCGTCCGGTCACTGACCCTCGCCACCTTGCTCGCTGTTGCCGGCCCGCTGCTTGCGGCCGACAGTGACGCGCCGCTGGCCAAGGAACTGGGCAAGGCCAGGCCATTGGTGGTCATCGCTCCAAGCAGCGCCGACCCCACCCTGCGAGGGTTGAACGAGGCCCTCAAGGACCCCGCTACCCAGAAGGGATTCAAGGAGCGCAACCTGGTGCTGTTCAGCGTCGCCCAGATGATGGGCAAGCGCGATGACAAGAACCTCGAGCAGCAGACTACGATGGCCTTGATTCGCGAACTCAAGCTGGGCGCCAGCAAGGGCACCAAGGTGATCCTGGTGGGCCTGGACGGAGAGCGTCATGTGCTCATGGATGATGAGTCAGGCGCCAAGATCGACCCGCAGGTGATCTTCAAGGCGGTCGACGAGCTGCCCGCGACTGAAAAGGCAGCGACGGCGCCAGAGCCCGTAGCGGCTGCTGTACCCGAACCCAAGGCCAAGGACAGCAAATCCGCGAAACCCGCGAAACCGGCCAAACCTGCTGCCCCTCCAAAGCCGTTGGATGATTGA
- a CDS encoding TolC family protein, producing MPTPRKIALLSLLLAATASAQAGPGMSLPEALSAAFANNPELAAAGREIGIAEGERRQAALIPNPELAWEMEDTRRDTSTSTVTLSQPLELGGKRGARIAVAGAGQAIAQLGLERQRNGLRAEVVQAYHAALRAQTAVELAQQSQALTERGLRVVQGRVTAGQSSPVEATRAQVQLAQAQAEVRRAETQRTVAYQALARLTGSPLATFDTLSAASLSPGVAPSADALLGQVERTAEWRLAAAQVERGEASLGSEKALRIPNLTVSVGSQYSREDRERVNVVGLSIPLPLFDRNQGNVLAAARRADQARDLRNAVELRLRSETRSAVDQWRTAMQEVQAYDRTILPSAQQAVDTATRGFEMGKFAFLDVLDAQRTLIDARGLYLEALAAATDARAQVERIYGDLDGLSKNSSSRSNND from the coding sequence GTGCCCACCCCCCGCAAGATCGCCTTGCTCAGCCTGTTGCTGGCCGCCACTGCCAGCGCCCAGGCCGGGCCAGGCATGAGCCTGCCCGAGGCGCTGAGCGCCGCCTTCGCCAACAACCCTGAACTGGCCGCTGCCGGTCGCGAAATCGGTATCGCCGAGGGCGAGCGGCGCCAGGCCGCGTTGATCCCCAACCCTGAACTGGCCTGGGAAATGGAGGACACCCGCCGCGATACCAGCACCAGTACCGTCACCCTCAGCCAGCCACTGGAGCTGGGCGGCAAGCGCGGTGCGCGCATCGCGGTGGCCGGTGCCGGCCAGGCCATTGCCCAACTGGGCCTCGAACGCCAGCGCAATGGCCTGCGCGCCGAGGTGGTCCAGGCGTATCACGCCGCTCTGCGCGCGCAGACTGCCGTGGAACTGGCGCAGCAGTCGCAGGCGCTGACCGAGCGTGGTCTGCGGGTGGTACAGGGCCGGGTCACGGCCGGCCAGTCGTCACCGGTGGAAGCCACCCGCGCCCAAGTGCAACTGGCCCAGGCCCAGGCCGAGGTGCGCCGCGCCGAAACCCAGCGCACGGTGGCCTACCAGGCCTTGGCGCGTTTGACCGGCAGCCCGCTTGCGACCTTCGACACGCTGTCGGCGGCCAGCCTGTCACCTGGCGTTGCACCTTCAGCCGATGCCTTGCTCGGCCAGGTCGAGCGCACCGCCGAGTGGCGCCTGGCAGCCGCTCAGGTAGAGCGCGGCGAAGCGTCGCTGGGCTCGGAAAAGGCCCTGCGCATTCCCAATCTCACTGTCAGCGTCGGCAGCCAGTACAGCCGCGAGGACCGCGAGCGGGTCAACGTGGTCGGGCTGTCGATACCCTTGCCGTTGTTCGACCGTAACCAGGGCAACGTGCTGGCCGCCGCACGCCGCGCCGACCAGGCCCGTGACCTGCGCAACGCGGTCGAACTGCGCCTGCGCAGCGAAACCCGCAGCGCCGTCGATCAGTGGCGCACGGCGATGCAGGAGGTGCAGGCCTACGACCGCACCATCCTGCCGTCGGCGCAGCAGGCCGTGGACACCGCCACCCGCGGCTTCGAGATGGGCAAGTTCGCCTTCCTCGACGTGCTCGATGCCCAGCGCACCTTGATCGACGCGCGCGGGCTGTACCTGGAGGCCTTGGCCGCGGCAACCGATGCCCGGGCACAGGTCGAGCGGATCTACGGCGACCTTGATGGTTTGAGCAAAAATTCGAGCAGCAGGAGCAACAATGACTAA
- a CDS encoding HvfB family MNIO-type RiPP peptide maturase: MNITPMYAGLGLRRSLMPDLLKLDPCAVDFLECAPENWIGVGGAFGRDLAQLAERFPLACHGLSLSLGGSLPLDRELLEQIRQFLDHHQVRHYSEHLSYCSDEGHLYDLLPLPFTETAVRHVSARIRQVQDLLQRRIAIENISYYAAPYQAMSELEFIRAVLDEADCELLLDVNNVYVNASNHGYDALAFLQGLPVKRVTSMHLAGHHDEAPDLKVDTHGAAVKPQVWSLFASACERFGIQPTVLERDFNYPTMGELLAEVAHIRTVQQEAVHARCIA; the protein is encoded by the coding sequence ATGAACATCACGCCCATGTACGCCGGCCTTGGCCTGCGTCGCAGTCTGATGCCTGACTTGCTCAAACTGGACCCATGCGCAGTGGACTTTCTGGAATGCGCCCCGGAAAACTGGATCGGTGTCGGTGGTGCTTTCGGCCGGGATCTGGCGCAGCTGGCCGAGCGCTTTCCCCTGGCCTGTCATGGTTTGTCGCTGTCGCTGGGCGGCAGCTTGCCACTGGATCGTGAGTTGCTCGAGCAGATCCGGCAGTTCCTTGACCACCATCAGGTACGTCATTACAGCGAGCACCTGAGTTACTGCAGTGATGAGGGGCATCTCTACGACCTGCTGCCATTGCCCTTTACCGAAACGGCAGTGCGGCACGTCAGTGCGCGTATTCGCCAGGTGCAGGATTTGCTGCAGCGGCGCATCGCGATCGAGAACATCAGCTATTACGCCGCTCCCTACCAGGCGATGAGCGAGCTGGAGTTCATCCGGGCGGTGCTCGATGAGGCAGACTGCGAGCTGCTGCTGGACGTCAACAATGTCTACGTCAATGCCAGCAACCATGGCTACGACGCGTTGGCATTTCTGCAGGGGCTTCCCGTGAAGCGGGTTACCAGCATGCATCTGGCGGGGCACCATGACGAGGCGCCCGATCTCAAGGTCGACACGCATGGTGCAGCGGTAAAGCCACAGGTCTGGTCGCTGTTCGCCAGCGCTTGCGAGCGTTTCGGCATCCAGCCGACGGTGCTCGAACGCGATTTCAACTACCCGACCATGGGTGAGCTGCTGGCAGAAGTTGCGCACATTCGGACCGTGCAGCAGGAGGCGGTGCATGCACGATGTATTGCGTGA
- a CDS encoding shikimate dehydrogenase: MSQPAILAGLIGRGIQLSRTPALHEHEGDAQHLRYLYRLIDADQLQLEDSALAQLLDAAQHTGFTGLNITYPFKQAILPLLDELSDEARGIGAVNTVVLKDGKRVGHNTDCLGFAEGLRRGLPDVSRRRVVQMGAGGAGSAVAHALLSEGVEQLVLFEVDAARAQALVDNLNGHFGAGRAVLGTDLAVEVAKADGLVNTTPVGMAKLPGTPLPVALLHPRLWVAEIIYFPLETELLKAARALGCRTLDGSNMAVFQAVKAFELFSGKQADAERMQAHFSSFS, translated from the coding sequence ATGAGCCAGCCCGCCATCCTTGCCGGCCTGATCGGGCGTGGCATCCAGCTGTCGCGTACCCCTGCCCTGCACGAGCATGAAGGTGACGCCCAGCACCTGCGCTACCTCTATCGCCTGATCGATGCCGACCAGCTCCAGCTTGAGGACAGCGCCCTGGCGCAGCTGCTCGATGCCGCCCAGCACACCGGTTTTACCGGGCTCAACATCACCTACCCGTTCAAGCAGGCAATCCTGCCACTGCTCGATGAGCTGTCAGACGAGGCGCGCGGCATTGGCGCGGTGAACACCGTGGTGCTCAAGGATGGCAAGCGGGTCGGCCACAACACCGACTGCCTTGGCTTCGCCGAAGGCCTGCGCCGTGGCCTGCCGGATGTGTCGCGTCGGCGTGTGGTGCAGATGGGCGCTGGCGGCGCTGGCTCGGCGGTGGCCCATGCATTGCTGAGCGAAGGCGTCGAGCAACTGGTGCTGTTCGAGGTGGATGCGGCGCGCGCCCAGGCGCTGGTCGACAACCTCAATGGCCATTTCGGCGCAGGCCGGGCGGTGCTGGGAACGGACCTGGCGGTCGAGGTGGCCAAGGCCGATGGCCTGGTCAATACCACGCCGGTGGGCATGGCCAAGTTGCCCGGCACACCCCTGCCCGTGGCGCTGTTGCACCCGCGCTTGTGGGTGGCTGAAATCATTTATTTCCCGTTGGAGACCGAACTGCTGAAAGCGGCACGGGCGCTGGGTTGCCGCACGCTGGATGGCAGCAACATGGCGGTGTTCCAGGCAGTGAAGGCGTTCGAGCTGTTCAGTGGCAAACAGGCGGATGCCGAGCGGATGCAGGCGCACTTTTCCAGCTTCTCCTGA
- a CDS encoding sensor histidine kinase yields the protein MKWPRTLASRLALIFFTGLVLAYGLSFSLQAYERYISSRSMMLSNLELDVSTSVAILDRLPAAERPAWLPRLERRTYRYRLDEGLPGSAMPSNDPPMAAESIVKAIGNQYRLTFQEIPGPNAHFQAHLRLADGAPLTIDVTPSPVPVARWLPLVLLIQLAVLLFCTWLAVRLAIGPLTRLAQAVDDLDPDKPGVLLDESGPREVKYAAVAFNALQARIAAYLKERMQLLAAISHDLQTPITRMKLRVEVMDDGVEKDKLWHDLDAMEHLVREGVAYARSMDINTEAPCRINLDAFLDSVVFDYQDSGAQVERHGNTGSLLETRPHALRRVLVNLVDNALKFAGKAQLEVSREQGKTLIRVLDEGPGIPAEELDEVLKPFYRVESSRNRSTGGTGLGLAIAQQLTQAMGGRLTLSNRKSGGLCAQIEL from the coding sequence ATGAAATGGCCGCGTACCCTTGCCTCGCGCCTGGCGCTGATCTTCTTCACTGGGCTGGTGCTGGCCTATGGGCTGTCGTTCAGCCTGCAGGCTTACGAGCGCTACATCAGCAGCCGCTCGATGATGCTCAGCAACCTGGAGCTGGACGTTTCCACTTCGGTGGCTATCCTCGATCGCCTGCCTGCTGCCGAACGCCCCGCCTGGCTGCCGCGGCTGGAACGGCGCACCTACCGTTACCGGCTCGACGAAGGCCTGCCGGGATCAGCCATGCCAAGCAACGACCCACCCATGGCCGCCGAATCGATCGTCAAGGCCATTGGCAACCAGTACCGCCTGACCTTCCAGGAAATCCCCGGCCCGAACGCGCACTTCCAGGCCCACCTGCGCCTGGCTGACGGCGCCCCGCTGACCATCGATGTCACACCGTCCCCGGTACCGGTGGCACGCTGGCTGCCGCTGGTGTTGCTGATCCAGCTGGCTGTGCTGCTGTTCTGCACCTGGCTCGCCGTGCGCCTGGCCATCGGGCCTCTGACCCGCCTGGCCCAGGCCGTGGACGACCTCGACCCGGACAAGCCCGGTGTGCTGCTGGACGAAAGCGGCCCGCGCGAGGTCAAGTACGCCGCCGTGGCATTCAATGCCCTGCAGGCACGCATCGCTGCCTACCTGAAAGAACGCATGCAATTGCTGGCTGCCATTTCCCACGACCTGCAAACACCGATCACACGCATGAAACTGCGGGTCGAGGTCATGGACGATGGCGTCGAGAAAGACAAGCTCTGGCATGACCTGGACGCCATGGAGCATCTGGTCCGCGAAGGCGTGGCCTACGCCCGCAGCATGGACATCAACACCGAGGCGCCGTGCCGGATCAACCTCGACGCCTTCCTCGACAGCGTGGTGTTCGACTATCAGGACAGCGGCGCCCAGGTGGAGCGCCACGGCAATACCGGCAGCCTGTTGGAAACCCGCCCGCACGCATTGCGCCGAGTGCTGGTGAACCTGGTGGATAACGCCCTGAAGTTTGCAGGCAAAGCTCAACTTGAGGTCAGCCGCGAACAGGGCAAGACATTGATTCGCGTCCTCGATGAAGGCCCGGGGATACCCGCCGAAGAACTGGACGAGGTCCTCAAGCCGTTCTACCGGGTAGAGAGTTCGCGCAATCGCAGCACCGGAGGCACCGGCCTGGGGCTGGCCATTGCCCAGCAACTGACCCAGGCCATGGGCGGCAGGCTGACCTTGAGCAACCGCAAAAGCGGCGGATTGTGCGCCCAGATCGAGCTGTAA
- the aroQ gene encoding type II 3-dehydroquinate dehydratase, translated as MKPLILVLNGPNLNMLGTREPTQYGHETLADLAQGCAATAHAHGLEIEFRQTNHEGELIDWIHAARGRCAGIVINPGAWTHTSVAIRDALVASELPVIEVHLSNVHKREPFRHLSFVSSIAVGVICGLGSHGYRMALSHFAELFQEPRA; from the coding sequence ATGAAGCCCCTTATTCTCGTGCTCAACGGCCCCAACCTGAACATGCTGGGGACCCGTGAGCCCACCCAGTATGGCCACGAAACCCTCGCCGACCTGGCCCAGGGTTGCGCCGCCACGGCCCATGCCCACGGCCTGGAAATCGAATTCCGCCAGACCAACCACGAAGGTGAACTGATCGACTGGATCCACGCCGCCCGCGGTCGCTGCGCCGGTATCGTGATCAACCCCGGCGCCTGGACCCACACCTCCGTAGCCATCCGTGACGCCCTGGTCGCCAGCGAACTGCCGGTCATCGAAGTCCACCTGTCCAACGTGCACAAGCGCGAGCCGTTCCGACACCTGTCGTTCGTCTCGTCGATTGCCGTTGGCGTGATCTGCGGCCTGGGCAGCCACGGCTACCGCATGGCCCTGAGCCACTTTGCCGAGCTGTTCCAGGAGCCGCGCGCATGA
- a CDS encoding HvfX family Cu-binding RiPP maturation protein, protein MTTLTRTFTTFDRFGSWSADLPLRLFLAWEFFESGWEKFNGSNWFGDLQSNFPFPFNVLPAELNWQLSMWAELLLPLLLLLGLGTRLASAGLMVVTVVAIAAVHWPSHWSSLAELAQGYAITDQGFGNFKLPLIYLVTLLPLLLKGSGRLSLDHWIRNRVLG, encoded by the coding sequence ATGACCACACTGACCCGTACCTTCACCACCTTTGATCGCTTTGGCAGCTGGAGTGCCGACCTGCCGTTGCGGCTGTTCCTGGCCTGGGAATTTTTCGAGTCCGGCTGGGAGAAATTCAATGGCAGCAACTGGTTCGGCGATCTCCAGTCGAACTTTCCGTTCCCGTTCAATGTGCTGCCCGCGGAGCTCAATTGGCAGTTGTCGATGTGGGCAGAGCTGCTGCTCCCCCTGCTGCTGTTGCTTGGCCTGGGCACACGGCTGGCCTCGGCCGGGCTGATGGTGGTGACCGTGGTGGCGATTGCGGCCGTGCACTGGCCAAGCCACTGGTCGAGCCTGGCAGAACTGGCGCAGGGTTATGCCATCACTGACCAGGGCTTCGGCAACTTCAAGCTCCCGCTTATCTATCTGGTCACCCTGCTGCCGCTGCTGCTCAAAGGCTCGGGGCGCTTGAGCCTCGACCACTGGATCAGGAACCGTGTATTGGGGTAA
- a CDS encoding efflux RND transporter periplasmic adaptor subunit, producing the protein MTNPRKLALLAAAIAVLGMGVLAWTGNLGQAGKGQASTTESRHDDHGEDSHGHAEEAGEEHQEKEGALHLSIAQIESAGIQLAAAAPRELGTAISFPGEIRFDEDRTAHVVPRVPGVVEAVQAELGQSVKRGQVLAVIASQQISDLRSEQQAAQRRLELARLTFQREQQLWQERISAEQDYLQARQALQEAEIALANARQKVAAVGPAGAGNRYELRAPFDAVVVEKHLTVGEVVDETSNAFTLSDLSRVWATFAVAPRDLARVTSGRSVTVSAPDLGAEVEGKVNYVGSLLGEQNRAATVRATLANPNGAWRPGLFVNIAVNVERFNAAVVVPESALQSWEEQTVVFARTDEGFEARPVKTGRRDAGQVEITAGLAAGTQVAAAGSFVLKSELGKASAEHSH; encoded by the coding sequence ATGACTAACCCCCGCAAACTTGCCCTTCTGGCCGCTGCCATTGCGGTTCTCGGCATGGGTGTCCTGGCCTGGACCGGCAACCTTGGCCAGGCCGGCAAAGGCCAAGCCAGTACAACAGAGTCCCGCCACGACGATCATGGCGAGGACAGCCACGGCCATGCTGAGGAAGCTGGAGAAGAACATCAGGAAAAGGAAGGCGCACTGCACCTGTCGATCGCCCAGATTGAATCGGCCGGTATCCAGCTGGCCGCCGCCGCCCCCCGCGAACTGGGCACCGCCATCAGCTTCCCCGGCGAGATCCGTTTCGATGAAGACCGCACGGCCCACGTGGTGCCACGGGTGCCAGGGGTGGTCGAGGCGGTGCAGGCCGAGCTTGGCCAGTCGGTCAAGCGCGGCCAGGTGCTGGCGGTGATCGCCAGCCAGCAGATCTCCGACCTGCGCAGCGAACAGCAGGCCGCCCAGCGCCGCCTCGAACTGGCGCGCCTGACCTTCCAGCGCGAGCAGCAACTGTGGCAGGAGCGCATCAGCGCCGAGCAGGACTACCTGCAGGCGCGCCAGGCCCTGCAAGAGGCCGAGATCGCGTTGGCCAATGCCCGGCAGAAGGTGGCTGCGGTCGGCCCGGCCGGTGCCGGTAACCGCTACGAACTGCGCGCCCCCTTCGATGCCGTGGTGGTGGAAAAGCACCTGACCGTGGGCGAAGTGGTCGACGAGACCAGCAATGCCTTCACCCTGTCCGACTTGAGCCGGGTCTGGGCCACTTTCGCCGTCGCACCCCGCGACCTGGCCCGGGTTACCAGCGGGCGCAGCGTGACCGTCAGCGCACCGGACCTCGGCGCCGAAGTCGAGGGCAAGGTCAACTACGTCGGCAGCTTGCTGGGCGAGCAGAACCGCGCCGCCACCGTGCGCGCCACCCTGGCCAACCCCAACGGTGCCTGGCGCCCCGGGCTGTTCGTCAACATCGCGGTCAATGTCGAGCGCTTCAACGCTGCCGTGGTCGTGCCCGAGAGCGCGTTGCAGAGCTGGGAGGAGCAGACCGTGGTGTTCGCCCGCACCGACGAAGGTTTCGAGGCCCGCCCGGTGAAAACTGGCCGTCGCGACGCTGGCCAGGTGGAGATCACCGCAGGCCTGGCGGCCGGCACCCAGGTGGCTGCCGCCGGCAGCTTTGTCCTCAAGTCCGAGCTCGGCAAGGCTTCTGCCGAGCACAGCCATTGA
- a CDS encoding HvfC family RiPP maturation protein, whose product MHDVLREQQFCLARHLRDPERHAPPEGLEERRLRLYRELFYGGIEALLAGNFPVLRKTLGDQLWHARVHNFYASYRCRSPLFTRIAEAFVDYLQGIEADTPWQRELAHYELIESQLYLSDAQDPDHDSQGDLLQGEPVLSSTARALAYRWPVDRIGPAFQPLEAPASPTLLLVYRDAALQVQFARLSPMAYCLLTQVQGNGRERLQALAADQQEGLALLENLRELGVVIGTR is encoded by the coding sequence ATGCACGATGTATTGCGTGAACAGCAATTCTGTCTGGCTCGTCACCTGCGAGACCCTGAACGCCATGCGCCACCGGAGGGTCTCGAAGAACGACGCCTGAGGCTGTACAGGGAATTGTTCTACGGAGGCATCGAGGCCCTGTTGGCGGGAAACTTCCCAGTGCTGCGCAAGACGCTGGGCGATCAGCTCTGGCATGCGCGGGTGCATAATTTCTATGCCAGTTACCGCTGCCGCTCGCCGTTGTTTACCAGGATCGCGGAGGCCTTCGTCGACTATCTGCAGGGTATCGAGGCTGATACTCCCTGGCAGCGGGAGTTGGCCCACTACGAGCTGATCGAGTCGCAGTTGTACCTGAGCGATGCCCAGGACCCTGACCATGATTCGCAAGGTGATCTGCTGCAAGGTGAACCGGTATTGTCGAGCACGGCAAGAGCGCTGGCCTACCGCTGGCCGGTGGATCGCATTGGTCCGGCGTTCCAGCCGCTTGAGGCGCCTGCCTCGCCCACACTGCTGCTGGTCTACCGCGATGCTGCATTGCAGGTGCAATTTGCCCGGCTCTCGCCCATGGCCTACTGCTTGCTGACGCAGGTGCAGGGCAATGGGCGGGAGCGGTTGCAAGCGTTGGCTGCTGATCAGCAAGAGGGCCTGGCATTGCTCGAAAACCTGCGTGAACTGGGTGTCGTCATCGGTACGCGATGA
- a CDS encoding thioredoxin family protein, with protein sequence MTTDRRLLLKVGGVALALVGLGLAGGQLMARDNYGAMPSLAGASQWLNSPPLDAPALKGKVVLVDFWTWDCINCQRSLPHVNDWARRYADQGLVVVGVHTPEYDYEHDVGQLKSKVASLGIAYPVAVDNDYQVWNAWGNQFWPAHYFVDRQGQVRHVHFGEGDYAGQEKVIQALLDEKG encoded by the coding sequence ATGACAACTGATCGCCGGCTGCTGTTGAAAGTGGGGGGCGTGGCCTTGGCGCTGGTTGGTCTTGGCCTCGCGGGTGGGCAACTGATGGCTCGCGATAACTACGGCGCCATGCCGTCACTGGCTGGCGCCAGCCAATGGCTCAATTCACCGCCATTGGACGCCCCGGCGCTCAAGGGCAAGGTGGTGCTGGTGGACTTCTGGACCTGGGACTGCATCAACTGCCAGCGCAGCCTGCCGCACGTCAACGATTGGGCGCGGCGCTATGCCGACCAGGGTTTGGTGGTGGTCGGGGTGCATACCCCGGAGTACGACTACGAGCACGATGTGGGGCAATTGAAGAGCAAGGTGGCCAGCCTGGGTATCGCGTATCCGGTGGCGGTGGATAACGATTATCAGGTGTGGAATGCCTGGGGTAACCAGTTCTGGCCGGCGCATTACTTTGTCGATCGGCAAGGGCAAGTGCGGCATGTGCACTTTGGTGAAGGTGATTATGCCGGGCAGGAGAAAGTCATACAGGCGCTGCTGGATGAAAAAGGGTAA
- a CDS encoding response regulator translates to MEHVDHILIVDDDREIRELVGNYLKKNGLRTSIVADGRQMRAFLEANSVDLIVLDIMMPGDDGLLLCRELRAGKHRNTPVLMLTARNDETDRIIGLEMGADDYLTKPFSARELLARINAVLRRTRMLPPNLTISESSRLLAFGQWRLDTTARHLLDNEGTLVALSGAEYRLLRVFLDHPQRVLSREQLLNLTQGREADIFDRSIDLLVSRLRQRLGDDAREPSCIKTVRSEGYVFSLAVQLLESPL, encoded by the coding sequence ATGGAACATGTCGATCACATCCTGATCGTCGACGACGACCGTGAGATCCGCGAACTGGTGGGCAACTACCTGAAAAAGAACGGCCTGCGCACCAGCATCGTTGCCGACGGCCGGCAGATGCGCGCCTTCCTCGAAGCCAACAGCGTCGACCTGATCGTCCTCGACATCATGATGCCCGGTGACGACGGCCTGTTGCTTTGCCGCGAACTGCGTGCCGGCAAGCACCGCAACACGCCGGTATTGATGTTGACGGCGCGCAACGACGAGACCGACCGCATCATCGGCCTGGAAATGGGCGCCGATGACTACCTGACCAAGCCGTTCTCCGCCCGCGAACTGCTGGCTCGCATCAATGCCGTGCTGCGCCGCACGCGCATGCTGCCACCGAACCTGACCATCAGCGAAAGCAGCCGCCTGCTCGCCTTCGGGCAGTGGCGCCTGGACACCACTGCCCGACACCTGCTCGACAATGAAGGCACCCTGGTGGCGCTGAGCGGTGCGGAATACCGCCTGCTGCGGGTGTTCCTCGACCATCCGCAGCGTGTGCTAAGCCGCGAGCAGCTGCTGAACCTGACCCAGGGTCGCGAGGCAGACATCTTCGACCGCTCCATTGACCTGCTGGTCAGTCGCCTGCGCCAACGCCTGGGCGACGATGCCCGCGAACCCAGCTGCATCAAGACCGTGCGCAGTGAGGGCTATGTGTTCTCGCTGGCCGTGCAATTGCTTGAGTCACCCTTATGA
- a CDS encoding ferric reductase-like transmembrane domain-containing protein: MKPLTLPSGWKLFAALAGLTLVMTAAVLLSYPPGADGLRSAIRATARSSFALFLLAFLASSLVTFLPGSSSRRVLRERRYLGLAFAFSHTVHGLLIYRYAQQFPELFWAGRTLTSSLPGSIGYLFLLLLTLTSFKAPMRLLGGRAWKALHSSGMWVLAGVFCLSFYKRIPMGGWYPLAFALIFSAIAFKLTAKLAQQQRRTASALS, encoded by the coding sequence ATGAAGCCGCTCACCCTGCCCTCTGGCTGGAAGCTGTTCGCCGCCCTTGCTGGCCTGACCTTGGTCATGACCGCCGCAGTACTGCTCAGCTACCCGCCCGGTGCGGATGGCCTGCGCAGCGCCATCCGCGCCACCGCACGCAGTTCTTTCGCATTGTTCCTGCTGGCCTTCCTGGCCTCGTCACTGGTCACGTTCCTGCCCGGCAGCAGCAGCCGTCGCGTTCTCCGCGAGCGGCGCTACCTGGGCCTGGCCTTCGCTTTCTCGCACACCGTGCATGGGCTGCTGATCTACCGCTACGCCCAGCAATTCCCGGAGCTGTTCTGGGCCGGGCGGACGCTCACCTCGAGCCTGCCGGGAAGCATCGGCTACCTGTTCCTGCTGCTACTCACCCTGACCTCGTTCAAGGCACCGATGCGCCTGCTCGGCGGCCGCGCCTGGAAAGCCCTGCACAGTAGTGGCATGTGGGTGCTGGCCGGGGTGTTCTGCCTGTCGTTCTACAAACGCATCCCCATGGGCGGCTGGTACCCGCTTGCCTTCGCCCTGATCTTCAGCGCCATCGCCTTCAAGCTCACCGCCAAGCTGGCCCAACAGCAACGCCGTACGGCCTCTGCCCTTTCCTGA